In the Oryzias latipes chromosome 23, ASM223467v1 genome, one interval contains:
- the spic gene encoding transcription factor Spi-C isoform X2, with product MSSAEGNTQSYKMMSLDHDINQHFQDAIDVLQQHSHSSYYDSDYTYYEHLSLQQSSLPCQIRCLFTHPSDVPAPVFDWSDATQSWSQAMTDVPSSHSVKNETPHFYSILPPQRSSKGRKKLRLYEYLHEALNDPSMGDSIQWTDSGSGTFHFVSKNKEKLAECWGQRKGNRKTMTYQKMARALRNYSRTGEIVKVRRKLTYQFNAEILHKLGSAQAPMHLPCHPAPQVQTQQQNPAEQGYCGSAGTDWPGWYGHYQLQEDYDLATSFTSHTSAKL from the exons ATGTCCTCAGCTGAGGGAAACACTCAGTCATACAAGATG ATGTCTTTAGACCACGACATCAACCAGCACTTTCAGGACGCAATCGATGTGCTTCAACAGCATTCGCACAGTTCATACTATGATTCAG aTTACACATATTACGAGCATCTGAGTTTACAGCAGTCGTCTCTGCCGTGTCAGATCCGCTGTCTCTTCACACACCCATCGGACGTCCCGGCTCCAGTGTTTGACTGGAGTGACGCAACT CAGTCTTGGAGTCAGGCGATGACGGATGTCCCATCGAGCCACTCAGTGAAGAACGAAACCCCACATTTTTACTCCATCTTACCACCACAGAGAAGCAGTAAAG GTCGTAAAAAGCTCAGACTTTATGAATACCTCCATGAAGCCCTAAATGACCCCAGCATGGGCGACTCAATCCAGTGGACGGACAGCGGCAGTGGCACTTTCCACTTTGTCTCCAAAAATAAGGAGAAGCTGGCTGAGTGCTGGGGACAGCGCAAGGGCAACCGTAAGACCATGACTTACCAGAAAATGGCAAGAGCTTTAAGAAACTACAGCCGCACAGGAGAGATAGTCAAAGTGCGCCGTAAGCTCACCTATCAGTTCAACGCCGAAATCCTGCACAAGCTGGGCTCTGCACAGGCACCCATGCACCTGCCCTGCCACCCAGCACCACAGGTCCAAACCCAGCAGCAAAACCCGGCTGAGCAGGGCTACTGTGGTTCTGCGGGCACAGACTGGCCCGGCTGGTACGGACACTATCAGCTCCAGGAAGACTATGACCTGGCGACAAGCTTCACATCACACACGTCAGCCAAACTCTAG
- the spic gene encoding transcription factor Spi-C isoform X1, translating to MSSAEGNTQSYKMMSLDHDINQHFQDAIDVLQQHSHSSYYDSDYTYYEHLSLQQSSLPCQIRCLFTHPSDVPAPVFDWSDATQQSWSQAMTDVPSSHSVKNETPHFYSILPPQRSSKGRKKLRLYEYLHEALNDPSMGDSIQWTDSGSGTFHFVSKNKEKLAECWGQRKGNRKTMTYQKMARALRNYSRTGEIVKVRRKLTYQFNAEILHKLGSAQAPMHLPCHPAPQVQTQQQNPAEQGYCGSAGTDWPGWYGHYQLQEDYDLATSFTSHTSAKL from the exons ATGTCCTCAGCTGAGGGAAACACTCAGTCATACAAGATG ATGTCTTTAGACCACGACATCAACCAGCACTTTCAGGACGCAATCGATGTGCTTCAACAGCATTCGCACAGTTCATACTATGATTCAG aTTACACATATTACGAGCATCTGAGTTTACAGCAGTCGTCTCTGCCGTGTCAGATCCGCTGTCTCTTCACACACCCATCGGACGTCCCGGCTCCAGTGTTTGACTGGAGTGACGCAACT CAGCAGTCTTGGAGTCAGGCGATGACGGATGTCCCATCGAGCCACTCAGTGAAGAACGAAACCCCACATTTTTACTCCATCTTACCACCACAGAGAAGCAGTAAAG GTCGTAAAAAGCTCAGACTTTATGAATACCTCCATGAAGCCCTAAATGACCCCAGCATGGGCGACTCAATCCAGTGGACGGACAGCGGCAGTGGCACTTTCCACTTTGTCTCCAAAAATAAGGAGAAGCTGGCTGAGTGCTGGGGACAGCGCAAGGGCAACCGTAAGACCATGACTTACCAGAAAATGGCAAGAGCTTTAAGAAACTACAGCCGCACAGGAGAGATAGTCAAAGTGCGCCGTAAGCTCACCTATCAGTTCAACGCCGAAATCCTGCACAAGCTGGGCTCTGCACAGGCACCCATGCACCTGCCCTGCCACCCAGCACCACAGGTCCAAACCCAGCAGCAAAACCCGGCTGAGCAGGGCTACTGTGGTTCTGCGGGCACAGACTGGCCCGGCTGGTACGGACACTATCAGCTCCAGGAAGACTATGACCTGGCGACAAGCTTCACATCACACACGTCAGCCAAACTCTAG